Proteins encoded by one window of Halobacteriovorax sp. GB3:
- a CDS encoding adenosine kinase, producing the protein MSLYDVYGIGNALVDMEFEVTNDFLQKMNVEKGLMTLVEQERQSELLENLDGKQHKRSCGGSAANTMIAVSQLGGKAFYSCKVASDETGDFYYQDLVKEGVSSNINEQREKGTTGKCMVFVTPDADRTMNTYLGITATFSESELREEEIKKAKYLYMEGYLVTGPTGKAAAIKAKEIAKANNVKTALTFSDPGVVSFFKEGFNEMIGEGVDLLFCNEAEALSYTGTETIEQASVELKKIAKTFAITLGEKGAHVFDGQETIEVLTNKVEAVDTNGAGDLFAGAFLYGITNGLSYAQSARLACSLSSQLVTQFGARLKKSQVEQIKKETL; encoded by the coding sequence ATGAGTCTTTATGATGTTTATGGAATTGGAAATGCACTCGTCGATATGGAGTTTGAAGTAACAAATGATTTTCTTCAAAAGATGAATGTAGAAAAAGGACTTATGACTCTTGTAGAACAAGAACGTCAGAGTGAACTTCTTGAAAATTTAGATGGTAAACAACATAAGAGATCGTGTGGTGGTAGTGCTGCTAATACAATGATTGCAGTATCACAACTAGGTGGAAAGGCCTTTTATTCTTGTAAGGTTGCTAGTGATGAAACAGGTGATTTCTACTATCAAGACCTTGTTAAAGAGGGTGTCAGTTCAAATATTAATGAACAGCGTGAAAAAGGGACGACAGGAAAATGTATGGTTTTTGTTACTCCTGATGCTGATCGTACGATGAATACATATCTTGGAATTACGGCCACTTTTAGTGAAAGTGAATTAAGAGAAGAAGAAATTAAGAAGGCCAAATACCTTTATATGGAAGGTTACCTTGTCACTGGACCAACTGGAAAAGCTGCTGCTATTAAGGCCAAAGAAATTGCCAAGGCAAATAACGTTAAAACGGCCCTTACTTTTTCTGATCCAGGAGTTGTTTCTTTTTTTAAAGAGGGATTTAACGAGATGATTGGTGAGGGTGTTGATCTTCTCTTTTGTAATGAAGCGGAAGCTCTCTCTTACACTGGTACTGAAACAATTGAGCAAGCGAGTGTTGAGCTTAAGAAAATTGCGAAAACATTTGCGATTACACTTGGTGAAAAAGGCGCTCATGTCTTTGATGGTCAAGAGACTATTGAAGTACTTACAAATAAGGTTGAAGCCGTTGATACAAATGGTGCGGGCGATCTTTTCGCAGGAGCTTTTCTCTACGGGATCACAAATGGACTATCGTATGCTCAGTCTGCAAGACTGGCCTGTAGTTTATCTAGCCAACTTGTAACTCAATTTGGGGCAAGACTAAAAAAATCACAAGTAGAACAAATTAAAAAAGAAACATTATAA
- a CDS encoding hybrid sensor histidine kinase/response regulator, translating to MIVEKEVIPAMLSNKVNQEIEIGNNVVSKLHAKIIRFETLARTLAKIGKSKIQDETVLKKLLVETIDYDQSLSIAGGGIWYEPYAYDSKKRQKSFFLARNEDENLQFIDDYNIPSPIFDKERFEKDRDYRREFLHSPGYHNENWYVTASFLKRSSRTIWSNAYTDPHSLEPMVTVSAPIIENDKFIGVATIDVRLSWLTLFLSEVNSSNVKTQLFDKDDNRIIKNPLAKKKEETVERLLTKIETTIKDNNNYSKEETETIKQKLLKNTYNLNNKAAFFYALSILNIFYDNHQLNNYKLYNETNQETKVLYTTFLVPYTYWKIIRTVPLKESFARTYETKNNIQAIFLILTILLTILAITGLRKLVFSPMNKIREKMAMMAGKIKSQDNLDEVEPIRIKGLARELHEFTSSYNKLLTLLQEKDANLKKSLSSLEQTVQRQKDTEKELLYSAKSKAHFLANISHEIRTPLNILLGAIELVHENKMNKEQLEYFQMIKNSGENIKSVVAKILYLAKIDHSTNIKLEEHYFNLRKTFEEINALMRIHASELNLTYDVEIDPLLEFDVMGDETRINQVFTNLISNAIKYTDEGKIHISLKRYNTTNANKEGFLLTVADTGIGIPKKQLDSLFLPFSQRAIQEVVRNGLGLQVSRSIIEALGGEIHASSEIGIGTTIVVKFELNRVQKDKMIEEEMIEKTREIKFRKRSENDKFNILIAEDTEDNRKLLDFYFKDTEFKIQFAENGKRAVELFELNEYDLIIMDMQMPVMDGYEATKLITKLKKERNILTPIIGLSAKSFDEDIQRGLKAGCTEYIAKPIKKKSLMKKIFKYAS from the coding sequence ATGATCGTAGAAAAAGAAGTCATTCCGGCCATGTTAAGCAATAAAGTTAATCAGGAAATTGAAATTGGAAATAATGTTGTCTCCAAGCTTCACGCAAAGATTATTCGCTTTGAAACACTTGCAAGAACATTAGCAAAAATCGGTAAATCAAAAATCCAAGATGAAACAGTCTTAAAGAAATTACTTGTTGAAACAATAGACTACGATCAATCTCTATCTATTGCCGGTGGAGGAATTTGGTATGAACCCTATGCCTATGATTCAAAGAAACGTCAAAAAAGTTTTTTCTTAGCGAGAAATGAAGATGAGAATCTTCAATTTATAGATGATTATAATATTCCTTCACCAATTTTTGATAAAGAAAGATTTGAAAAAGATCGTGACTATAGAAGAGAGTTTCTTCACTCTCCAGGATACCATAATGAAAACTGGTATGTGACAGCTTCTTTTTTGAAACGATCGAGTAGAACCATATGGAGCAATGCCTACACAGACCCTCATAGCTTAGAGCCAATGGTCACAGTTTCTGCTCCAATTATTGAAAATGATAAGTTCATTGGAGTTGCAACAATAGATGTTCGCTTATCATGGCTTACCTTATTTCTTTCAGAAGTTAACTCGTCAAATGTTAAAACGCAATTATTTGATAAAGACGACAACCGAATTATCAAAAATCCACTCGCCAAAAAGAAGGAAGAAACAGTCGAGCGTCTATTAACAAAAATAGAGACGACAATTAAAGATAATAATAATTATTCTAAAGAAGAGACTGAAACTATAAAGCAGAAGCTCTTAAAAAATACTTACAATTTGAATAACAAGGCCGCTTTCTTCTATGCTCTATCCATACTGAATATCTTTTATGACAATCATCAATTAAATAACTACAAGCTCTACAATGAAACTAACCAAGAAACTAAAGTCCTCTATACTACCTTCTTAGTTCCCTATACATATTGGAAGATAATTAGGACTGTTCCTTTAAAGGAAAGTTTTGCTAGAACTTATGAAACAAAGAACAATATTCAAGCTATCTTTTTAATTCTAACAATTCTCTTAACGATTTTGGCCATTACAGGACTTAGGAAACTTGTTTTCTCTCCGATGAATAAAATTAGAGAAAAGATGGCAATGATGGCCGGTAAAATTAAATCACAAGATAATCTCGATGAAGTTGAGCCCATTAGAATCAAAGGCCTAGCAAGAGAGCTGCATGAGTTTACAAGTTCCTATAATAAATTGCTTACTCTTCTCCAAGAGAAAGACGCTAATTTAAAGAAAAGTCTAAGCTCACTTGAGCAAACAGTTCAACGTCAAAAGGACACGGAAAAAGAACTCCTCTACTCAGCAAAATCTAAGGCCCACTTCCTGGCCAATATTAGCCATGAAATAAGGACCCCTCTCAACATTCTTCTTGGCGCCATAGAGCTCGTTCATGAAAATAAAATGAACAAAGAGCAACTTGAGTACTTTCAGATGATTAAAAACTCTGGAGAAAATATAAAGTCTGTCGTGGCCAAGATCCTCTACCTTGCCAAGATCGATCACTCTACAAATATTAAACTCGAGGAACATTACTTTAATCTTAGAAAAACTTTCGAAGAAATAAATGCACTCATGAGAATTCACGCTTCAGAACTAAATCTTACTTATGATGTTGAAATCGATCCTCTTTTAGAATTCGATGTTATGGGTGATGAAACGAGAATTAATCAGGTCTTCACCAATCTCATTAGCAATGCCATTAAGTATACAGATGAAGGGAAAATTCATATCTCTTTAAAGCGTTACAATACAACAAATGCAAACAAAGAAGGATTCCTTTTAACTGTAGCCGATACAGGAATTGGTATCCCTAAAAAGCAACTCGACTCTCTCTTTCTTCCCTTCTCGCAGCGAGCGATCCAAGAGGTTGTTAGAAATGGACTGGGACTTCAAGTATCCCGATCAATTATAGAGGCCCTTGGTGGTGAAATACATGCATCGAGTGAAATAGGAATAGGAACAACGATTGTCGTAAAATTTGAACTCAATCGTGTTCAAAAAGATAAAATGATTGAAGAAGAAATGATCGAAAAAACAAGAGAGATAAAGTTTAGAAAGAGAAGTGAAAACGATAAATTTAACATTCTCATTGCTGAAGATACTGAAGATAATAGAAAACTCCTCGATTTCTATTTCAAAGACACCGAGTTTAAAATTCAATTTGCAGAGAACGGAAAAAGGGCCGTAGAGCTTTTTGAATTAAATGAATATGACCTTATCATCATGGACATGCAAATGCCCGTCATGGACGGCTATGAAGCCACTAAACTTATCACGAAGCTTAAGAAAGAAAGAAATATCCTTACTCCAATCATTGGTCTTTCTGCCAAAAGCTTTGACGAGGATATTCAAAGAGGACTTAAGGCCGGTTGTACAGAGTACATAGCAAAGCCAATCAAGAAGAAATCCCTAATGAAAAAGATTTTTAAATACGCCAGTTAA